CCAGCACCTCGGAGATGGTCTTGCCCTTGTAGTGCACCTCGAGCGTTTCCCTGTTGTAGCGGGCGCCCTGACACACCTCGCACGGCACGTACACGTCGGGCAGGAAGTTCATCTCGATCTTGATGGTGCCGTCACCGGTGCACGCTTCGCAGCGGCCGCCCTTGACGTTGAACGAGAACCGGCCCGGTTGGTAGCCACGCACTTTGGCCTCGGTGGTGGCGGCGAACAGGGTGCGGATCTTGTCGAACACCCCGGTGTAGGTGGCCGGGTTGGACCGCGGCGTGCGGCCGATCGGCGACTGATCCACCCGCACCAGCTTGTCCAGGTGGTCCAGCCCGGTGACCCGGGTGTGGCGACCCGGGACCTGCCGGGCGCCGTTGAGCCGATTGGCCAGCACCGCCGCGAGGATGTCGTTGACCAGAGTCGACTTGCCGGAACCGGAGACGCCGGTCACCGACGTGAGCACGCCCAGCGGGAACGAGACGTCGATGCCGCGCAGGTTGTGCTCACGGGCGCCGACGACGGTGAGCTGACGCCGGCGGTCGACGGGACGCCGGATCGCCGGCATCTCGATGCTTTCCTTGCCCGACAGGTAGGCGCCCGTGATCGAGTCCTTGTTGGCCAGCAGCTCGCTGTAGGTGCCGCTGTGCACGATCTGGCCGCCGTGCTCGCCGGCCCGCGGGCCGATGTCCACGATCCAGTCGGCGTGCGCAATGGTGTCCTCGTCGTGCTCGACGACGATCAGCGTGTTGCCCAAACCCCTGAGGCGAGTGAGGGTTTCGATGAGGCGACGGTTGTCGCGCTGATGCAGCCCGATGGACGGCTCGTCGAGCACGTAGAGCACGCCGACCAGACCGGACCCGATCTGGGTGGCCAGCCGAATGCGTTGCGCCTCACCGCCGGACAGCGTGGCCGCCGCGCGGGACAGCGACAGGTATTCCAGCCCGACGTCGAGCAAAAAGCCCAGCCGCGACTGGATTTCCTTGAGCACCTGCCCGGCGATCGCCTGCTCGCGGGTACCCAGCGTGAGCGTGTTGAGGAAGTCGGCGCAGTCGGAGATCGACAGCTCACACACCTCGGCGATGGACTTCTTGCCGCGATTGCCCGCGCTCAGCGACACCGCCAGGATCTCCGGCTTAAGCCGGGTGCCCTCGCAGACCGGGCACGGGATGTCGCGCATGAAGCCCTCGTAGCGCTCCTTCATCTGCTCGGATTCGGTCTGCGCCATCTTGCGCTGCAAGAACGCCAGCACGCCCTCGAAATCGGCGTAGTACGAACGGGTCCGGCCGTACCGGTTGCGGTAGCGCACGTGCACCTGATGGTCGGAGCCCTCGAGGATCGCCTTGCGGGCCTTGGCCGGCAGCTTGCGCCACGGGGTGTCGACGTCGAAGCCCAGCTCGTCACCGAGCCCGGCCATCATCCGGATGAAGTACTCCGCGGTGTGGCCCGTCGACCACGGCGCCACCGCGCCCTCGGCCAAGGTGCGCTCGGGGTCTGGCACCACCAGGTCGGGGTCGACCTCCTTGCGGATGCCCAGGCCGCTGCACTCGGGGCAGGCGCCGTAGGGCGAGTTGAACGAGAACGACCGCGGCTCCAGGTCGTCGACGGCCAGCGCGTGCCCATTCGGACAGGCCAGCTTCTCGGAGAACCGCTGCTCGCGGTTGTGGGCGTCGTGTTCGTGATCGACGAATTCCAGCACCACAATGCCGTCGGCCAGGTTCAGCGCGGTCTCCACCGAGTCGGTGAGCCGCTGCTTGGCGCTGGCCTTGACGGTGAGGCGGTCCACCACCACCTCGATGTCGTGCTTCTCCTGCTTCTTCAGCTTCGGCGGGTCGGTCAACGGATGCACGACGCCGTCGACCCGGACCCGGCTGTAGCCCTGGGCGTTGAGCTTCTCGAACAGGTCGGCGAACTCGCCTTTGCGGGTGCGCACCACCGGCGCGAGCACCTGGAACCGGGTGCCCTCCGGCATCGCCAGCACCTGGTCGACGATTTGCTGCGGCGTCTGACGGGCGATGCGCTCGCCACACACCGGGCAGTGCGGGGTGCCCGCGCGGGCGTAGAGCAACCGCAGGTAGTCGTAGACCTCGGTGATGGTGCCGACCGTCGATCGCGGGTTGCGGTTGGTGGATTTCTGGTCGATGGACACCGCCGGGGACAGGCCCTCGATGAAGTCCACGTCCGGCTTGTCCATCTGCCCGAGGAACTGGCGGGCGTAGGCCGACAGGGACTCCACGTAGCGCCGCTGGCCCTCGGCGAAAATCGTGTCGAAGGCCAGCGACGATTTGCCCGACCCCGACAGACCGGTGAAGACGATCAGCGCGTCGCGGGGCAGGTCGAGGTCGACGCCGCGCAGGTTGTGCTCGCGGGCGCCCTTGATGATCAGACGGTCAGCCAACGCTGCCCCTCTCAGGAACTCTCTGCTACATCTCCGTTGCCGCAACGCCGATCCCGGGTCGGGGTTGCGCACGGCGCATTCCATGCTATGTGCCCATACCGACAAGCAGCGGGTGACCAGTAACGTGGCCGCTATGACTGCCCAGGACGGCCCCACTGACAAGCTTGTCGACACCTACACGGGACACGTCGACCCTGGT
The sequence above is drawn from the Mycobacterium marseillense genome and encodes:
- the uvrA gene encoding excinuclease ABC subunit UvrA, translated to MADRLIIKGAREHNLRGVDLDLPRDALIVFTGLSGSGKSSLAFDTIFAEGQRRYVESLSAYARQFLGQMDKPDVDFIEGLSPAVSIDQKSTNRNPRSTVGTITEVYDYLRLLYARAGTPHCPVCGERIARQTPQQIVDQVLAMPEGTRFQVLAPVVRTRKGEFADLFEKLNAQGYSRVRVDGVVHPLTDPPKLKKQEKHDIEVVVDRLTVKASAKQRLTDSVETALNLADGIVVLEFVDHEHDAHNREQRFSEKLACPNGHALAVDDLEPRSFSFNSPYGACPECSGLGIRKEVDPDLVVPDPERTLAEGAVAPWSTGHTAEYFIRMMAGLGDELGFDVDTPWRKLPAKARKAILEGSDHQVHVRYRNRYGRTRSYYADFEGVLAFLQRKMAQTESEQMKERYEGFMRDIPCPVCEGTRLKPEILAVSLSAGNRGKKSIAEVCELSISDCADFLNTLTLGTREQAIAGQVLKEIQSRLGFLLDVGLEYLSLSRAAATLSGGEAQRIRLATQIGSGLVGVLYVLDEPSIGLHQRDNRRLIETLTRLRGLGNTLIVVEHDEDTIAHADWIVDIGPRAGEHGGQIVHSGTYSELLANKDSITGAYLSGKESIEMPAIRRPVDRRRQLTVVGAREHNLRGIDVSFPLGVLTSVTGVSGSGKSTLVNDILAAVLANRLNGARQVPGRHTRVTGLDHLDKLVRVDQSPIGRTPRSNPATYTGVFDKIRTLFAATTEAKVRGYQPGRFSFNVKGGRCEACTGDGTIKIEMNFLPDVYVPCEVCQGARYNRETLEVHYKGKTISEVLDMSIEEAAEFFEPITGIHRYLRTLVDVGLGYVRLGQPAPTLSGGEAQRVKLAAELQKRSTGRTVYILDEPTTGLHFDDIRKLLKVINGLVDKGNTVIVIEHNLDVIKTSDWIVDMGPEGGAEGGTVVAEGTPEDVAAVPESYTGKFLAEVIGRSAPPASAPARRSTRRRKATA